Proteins found in one Asterias rubens chromosome 12, eAstRub1.3, whole genome shotgun sequence genomic segment:
- the LOC117298029 gene encoding pre-mRNA-splicing factor 38A-like, which yields MANRTVKDAHSVKGTNPQYLVEKIIRSRIYESKYWKEECFALTAELLVDKAMELRYIGGTYGGNIKPSPFLCLILKMLQIQPEKDIIIEFIKNEDFKYVRALGATYMRLTGESLDIFKYIEPLYNDYRKIRKQDKEGDFYLSHVDEYMDELLHEERVCDIILPRLQKRQVLEDTEQLEPRVSALDDDLDEAESSSDEEMEAQEVRRSPERSRSGRHRSPSPKRRRSRSRSPPRRRSRSPRKRSPSPRRERRRSPRRNRSRSRERRHRSRSPAHRHRDDDRSRTHRHRSKSPEDHRKEKSHKSSSRHSRSERGSERDKDEGKRSGGPKTEAGEIAAMNELRASLGMGPLK from the exons atggcgaatcGCACAGTGAAAGACGCGCACAGCGTCAAAGGCACAAATCCACAGTATTTGGTGGAGAAAATCATCAGATCTCGGATCTACGAATCAAAGTACTGGAAAGAGGAGTGTTTTGCgcttacag CCGAGTTATTGGTGGACAAAGCCATGGAGCTTCGTTACATCGGTGGAACGTACGGAGGTAACATCAAGCCGAGCCCCTTCCTTTGCCTCATATTGAAGATGCTTCAGATTCAACCGGAGAAGGATATCATCATTGAGTTCATTAAGAATGAGGATTTTAA GTACGTCCGAGCCTTAGGAGCTACATACATGAGGCTGACGGGTGAATCGCTGGACATCTTCAAGTACATAGAGCCGCTCTACAACGACTACAGGAAGATCAGAAAACAAGATAAAGAAGGAG ATTTTTATCTGTCTCATGTCGACGAGTACATGGATGAGTTACTTCATGAGGAGAGAGTTTGCGACATCATTCTTCCTCGACTGCAGAAACGTCAAGTTCTTGAGGATACCGAGCAGCTGGAACCAAGG GTCAGTGCTCTCGATGATGATCTTGATGAGGCAGAATCCTCCAGTGATGAGGAGATGGAGGCACAG GAAGTACGCCGATCTCCAGAGAGAAGCCGAAGTGGGAGACATCGAAGCCCTTCACCAAAACGGCGAAGAAGTCGTAGTCGATCTCCACCCAGAAG ACGAAGTCGCTCACCTCGTAAGAGAAGTCCATCACCGCGTAGAGAGCGCAGACGGAGCCCGCGTAGAAATCGCAGCAGGTCTCGAGAGAGACGCCATCGGTCACGATCACCCGCTCACAGACATCGTGATGACGACCGGAGCAGAACTCATCGGCATCGATCGAAATCACCGGAGGATCATAG GAAGGAAAAGTCCCACAAGTCCAGCAGCCGCCACAGCCGCTCAGAACGAGGCTCCGAACGCGACAAAGACGAGGGCAAACGCAGCGGAGGACCCAAGACAGAAGCTGGGGAGATCGCCGCGATGAATGAACTAAGAGCTAGTCTAGGAATGGGACCACTCAAGTAG
- the LOC117298027 gene encoding delta-type opioid receptor-like, whose product MATVFVWIFLWLLLSFELSDETSFYHEAMTTTDASNFSLAIGSKSNNAVETAAFAISLMIAGLGLLGNGLIIVLFCLNWNLTRTLTSLYIFHQSIIDFVSSMMFAALQLDTWRPLLSVGGWVEDLSCKVWYSKALFWSLLHISTINLVLVTIERYISVLHPIFRLNHFTRRKAKLTMLLAWLIGLTYQSYWMVISKGDQGQCYQEFPSDALQNVFGGLTLLVEYLIPLSIMSFAYVRIIARLKKLAKYGERRRRYSTTTMTPSKRRGNKSSPYKLRVRCRSGPTQLMLVKARRNVTKTLCLVFATYVICWTPVEIEYIIYSVGIAYHHQNIGQSVTTSILMGNMCVNPFIYAAKYRQIQMAAKRTWNKLLCRHTSNVPFPPSPSI is encoded by the exons ATGGCGACCGTGTTCGTTTGGATCTTTCTATGGCTACTGCTCAGTTTCGAACTCAGTGACGAAACTTCATTTTATCATGAAGCCATGACGACGACGGATGCCTCCAACTTCAGCCTAGCGATTGGTTCAAAGTCCAACAACGCCGTCGAAACAGCCGCCTTCGCAATCAGCCTCATGATAGCCGGTCTGGGTCTACTTGGCAACGGTCTGATAATTGTACTCTTCTGTCTAAACTGGAATCTAACTCGCACCCTGACGAGCCTTTACATCTTCCACCAGTCTATCATCGACTTCGTCAGCTCGATGATGTTTGCCGCCCTGCAGCTCGATACGTGGCGCCCTCTCCTCTCAGTCGGTGGTTGGGTAGAGGACCTCTCATGCAAGGTGTGGTACTCCAAGGCGTTGTTCTGGTCTTTGCTCCACATCTCTACCATCAACCTCGTACTCGTGACCATAGAGCGTTACATCTCGGTGCTCCATCCCATCTTCCGACTTAACCACTTCACCAGACGCAAGGCAAAGCTGACCATGCTCTTGGCGTGGCTGATCGGTTTGACCTATCAATCCTACTGGATGGTCATCTCAAAGGGTGACCAGGGTCAGTGCTACCAGGAGTTCCCCAGTGATGCCCTGCAGAATGTCTTCGGTGGCCTGACGCTACTTGTGGAATACCTCATCCCACTCTCAATCATGTCTTTCGCTTACGTCCGCATCATAGCTCGACTCAAGAAACTTGCCAAATATGGCGAGCGAAGGCGCCGATATTCTACCACGACGATGACTCCCAGTAAAAGACGAGGTAATAAGAGTTCACCTTACAAACTcc GGGTGCGATGCCGCAGCGGCCCCACACAACTGATGCTGGTCAAGGCCCGGCGCAACGTCACCAAGACCCTCTGCCTAGTCTTCGCCACGTACGTAATCTGTTGGACGCCAGTAGAGATCGAGTACATCATATACAGCGTTGGGATCGCCTACCACCACCAGAACATCGGGCAGAGCGTGACCACATCCATACTGATGGGCAACATGTGTGTAAACCCGTTCATATACGCAGCAAAGTACCGCCAGATTCAAATGGCTGCCAAGCGCACGTGGAATAAGTTGCTCTGTCGGCATACGTCCAATGTGCCGTTTCCGCCCTCACCGTCTATCTAA